From the genome of Geobacter sp. SVR, one region includes:
- a CDS encoding PAS domain-containing hybrid sensor histidine kinase/response regulator — protein MNTAGILKKSSFLSVGVLILMVPTLIWSFSKTRTASENDLLSASMQSVFFERIALRDKYLLYREVRAKDEWHAKTAAADLLIQKAAVRFGDSDERIIVEEMRRSFNDTNEIFSRIVGNSEAMETPGANLHIRQELEKRLVSQIVLRASQLQGAARRLQNRTQERLESTYQRSITLTSLFVVLAVFISLLNYRLVNSSLRKRRQAEEALKKEASLNKAFLETVRAVVLIQDKDARILYFNLFSEELSGYSSAEILGRTVWDQLLPPEDMEPVRQAWQMLMAKQEIKYFENFWKTKSGELRRLAWTSSVILDSIGEPEYIIGVAFDITERTRMEEALRESEKRYRTLFDQARDGIVIVDPVDGRIVDLNKSFAGMHGHTMAEMRHLNLRDLDTPETAELIRERMKRILAGESFHFEVEHYHKEGYVIPLDVVANRIELNGKELVLSFHRDLSELKQFIRELAVARDAADAANKAKSDFLANMSHEIRTPMSGIMGMAELLEETELDDIQKEYLEAIQISANSLLTVISDVLDISKIEAGRIDLESVHFSLRNVIDDTLKVQSSLARSKGLDLVAEIAPGLPDNVTGDQHRLKQILLNLVSNAIKFTEKGSVTVSAGLIEHHGDSALFRLSVADTGIGIKPEAIEKIFAPFIQADSSMTRKHGGTGLGLSISTKLAEIMGGRIRVESREGTGSTFHIELPFTVNSADMGESGTAVQPPAWKGPPLHILLAEDHELNRRFTMEMLQKMGHVLALAGDGNEAVEKWEKGKMDVILMDVQMPVLDGIEATRIIREGEKASGSRTPIIALTAHALTEDRENLLRCGFDGYVSKPIVFEVLINEIRNCLPADFPKSYPTPS, from the coding sequence GTGAACACTGCCGGCATACTGAAAAAGAGCTCCTTCCTCTCCGTTGGAGTCCTGATCCTGATGGTGCCGACACTGATCTGGTCATTCAGCAAGACGCGCACGGCATCGGAGAACGACCTCCTGTCCGCCTCGATGCAGTCCGTCTTTTTCGAACGGATCGCACTCCGGGACAAATATCTGCTGTACCGCGAGGTGCGGGCGAAGGATGAGTGGCATGCAAAAACCGCGGCTGCCGACCTGTTGATCCAAAAGGCTGCCGTTCGGTTCGGCGACAGCGACGAACGCATCATCGTGGAGGAAATGCGCCGTTCCTTTAACGACACAAACGAAATATTCTCCAGGATCGTCGGAAACAGCGAGGCGATGGAGACTCCGGGCGCCAACCTGCACATACGGCAGGAACTGGAGAAGAGACTTGTCAGCCAGATCGTGCTGCGGGCTTCCCAACTCCAGGGGGCAGCCAGGCGGTTGCAAAACAGGACCCAGGAGCGGCTGGAAAGTACCTACCAGCGTTCCATTACCCTTACCTCCCTGTTCGTTGTGCTGGCGGTGTTCATCAGCCTTCTGAACTATCGGCTCGTCAACAGTTCGCTGAGAAAGCGCCGGCAGGCAGAGGAGGCACTGAAAAAGGAGGCATCTCTCAACAAGGCTTTCCTGGAAACGGTCAGAGCCGTTGTCCTCATCCAGGACAAGGATGCCCGCATACTGTATTTCAACCTATTCAGTGAAGAGCTGTCGGGATACTCCTCTGCGGAAATCCTGGGAAGAACGGTGTGGGACCAGCTGCTGCCCCCCGAAGATATGGAACCGGTGCGGCAGGCATGGCAGATGTTGATGGCCAAACAGGAGATCAAATACTTCGAAAACTTCTGGAAAACCAAGAGCGGGGAGCTTCGCCGCCTGGCCTGGACCAGCTCGGTCATACTCGACAGTATCGGAGAGCCTGAATACATAATCGGAGTGGCCTTCGATATTACGGAACGGACCCGGATGGAGGAAGCGTTACGGGAGAGTGAGAAACGGTACCGCACGCTTTTCGATCAGGCCAGGGACGGTATTGTCATAGTCGATCCGGTGGACGGCCGAATCGTCGACCTGAACAAGTCCTTCGCCGGCATGCACGGACACACCATGGCGGAAATGAGGCATCTGAACCTCCGTGACCTGGATACCCCGGAAACGGCGGAACTGATCCGGGAGAGGATGAAGAGAATTCTGGCGGGAGAATCGTTCCACTTTGAGGTAGAGCATTATCATAAAGAGGGCTATGTCATTCCTCTGGATGTTGTGGCCAACAGGATTGAACTTAACGGAAAGGAGCTTGTTCTCTCCTTCCATCGCGACCTGTCCGAGCTCAAACAGTTTATCAGGGAGCTTGCCGTTGCACGGGACGCAGCCGATGCCGCCAACAAGGCCAAGAGCGATTTTCTGGCCAACATGAGCCATGAAATCCGCACCCCCATGAGCGGCATAATGGGCATGGCGGAACTTCTCGAAGAGACCGAGCTCGACGATATTCAGAAGGAATACCTGGAGGCCATCCAGATCTCGGCCAACAGTCTTCTGACGGTCATAAGCGATGTTCTCGACATTTCCAAGATCGAAGCGGGCAGAATCGATCTGGAGTCGGTCCACTTCAGTCTGCGCAATGTCATTGACGATACGCTTAAAGTCCAGTCATCGCTGGCCAGGTCCAAGGGGCTCGATCTGGTCGCCGAAATCGCCCCGGGCCTGCCCGATAATGTGACGGGAGACCAGCACAGACTGAAACAGATCCTGCTCAATCTCGTCAGCAATGCCATCAAATTTACCGAAAAAGGATCCGTAACTGTATCGGCCGGCCTGATCGAACATCATGGCGACAGCGCCCTTTTCCGGCTGAGCGTGGCTGATACCGGCATTGGCATCAAACCGGAAGCCATTGAGAAAATATTTGCCCCGTTTATCCAGGCCGACAGCTCCATGACCAGAAAGCATGGCGGCACCGGCCTGGGACTTTCCATCTCCACCAAGCTGGCAGAGATCATGGGGGGCAGAATCCGGGTGGAAAGCCGTGAAGGTACCGGCAGCACATTCCATATCGAGCTGCCCTTCACCGTCAATTCCGCGGATATGGGGGAGAGTGGCACCGCCGTTCAACCGCCTGCGTGGAAAGGGCCACCGCTTCATATCCTGCTGGCTGAAGATCATGAACTGAACCGAAGATTTACCATGGAAATGCTGCAGAAGATGGGGCATGTCCTGGCACTTGCCGGAGACGGCAACGAAGCGGTTGAAAAATGGGAAAAAGGGAAGATGGATGTCATCCTGATGGACGTGCAGATGCCGGTCCTGGATGGCATCGAGGCCACGCGGATCATCCGTGAAGGTGAGAAGGCATCGGGAAGCCGCACGCCGATCATCGCACTGACCGCGCATGCATTGACAGAAGATCGCGAGAACCTCCTGCGGTGCGGTTTCGACGGGTATGTGTCAAAGCCGATCGTGTTTGAGGTGCTGATCAATGAAATCAGGAATTGTCTGCCGGCCGATTTTCCAAAGAGTTATCCAACACCTTCCTGA
- a CDS encoding ROK family protein, whose translation MNTNGTSTPDAAAVGIDLGGTKTESILLAPDGGVLWRQRRPTPRADGYEAVLAVAAEMVVEAARNLPPGVPCTVGMGIPGSVDALTGLVRNANSTCLIGRPLQGDIERLLGHPVRVRNDADCFTLAECRSGAGKGYGLVFGVIMGTGCGGGICIDGMVREGPHRIAGEWGHLSVDPGGAECYCGKRGCVETLISGSGVEAAFFREHGYRLTMDEIVDRAREGEPRCREAFERFLDNFGRCLGGLVTILDPDAIVLGGGLSNIEELYTAGVERMRRHAFHDKLETPVLKNLLGDSAGVFGAAWIGKLQNT comes from the coding sequence ATGAACACAAACGGGACATCCACACCAGATGCCGCTGCCGTCGGCATCGATCTGGGGGGTACCAAGACCGAATCCATTCTGCTTGCGCCGGATGGCGGGGTCCTGTGGCGCCAGCGCAGGCCCACCCCGCGGGCCGACGGGTACGAAGCGGTCCTGGCAGTGGCGGCGGAGATGGTTGTCGAAGCAGCCCGGAATCTTCCTCCGGGTGTCCCCTGCACCGTGGGCATGGGCATTCCCGGCTCCGTCGACGCTCTTACGGGATTGGTGCGTAATGCCAACTCCACCTGCCTGATCGGCCGTCCCCTGCAGGGAGATATCGAGCGGCTGCTGGGGCATCCGGTGCGGGTCCGCAACGACGCCGACTGCTTTACCCTGGCGGAGTGCCGTTCGGGAGCCGGCAAGGGCTACGGCCTGGTCTTCGGCGTCATCATGGGGACCGGGTGCGGGGGTGGCATCTGCATCGACGGCATGGTGCGCGAAGGGCCGCATCGCATCGCAGGGGAGTGGGGCCACCTCTCCGTCGATCCGGGGGGAGCGGAATGCTACTGCGGTAAGCGGGGCTGCGTGGAGACGCTGATCAGCGGGTCAGGGGTCGAGGCGGCCTTTTTCCGGGAGCATGGGTACAGGTTGACCATGGACGAGATCGTTGACCGGGCGAGGGAGGGCGAACCGCGCTGCCGGGAAGCTTTCGAGCGTTTCCTGGACAACTTTGGCCGCTGCCTGGGGGGGCTGGTAACGATCCTTGATCCGGACGCTATCGTGCTTGGTGGCGGACTGTCCAACATCGAGGAACTCTATACCGCGGGAGTCGAGCGGATGAGACGCCATGCCTTTCACGACAAGCTGGAGACGCCTGTCCTGAAGAATCTGCTGGGGGACTCGGCCGGAGTGTTCGGCGCGGCCTGGATTGGGAAGTTGCAGAACACCTGA